One window of Xylocopa sonorina isolate GNS202 chromosome 9, iyXylSono1_principal, whole genome shotgun sequence genomic DNA carries:
- the LOC143427630 gene encoding uncharacterized protein LOC143427630 — protein MRLGIYIPMFLGLSVMAQDSYDVYKKCNRSIEYLKSYQSPVNFFHPQLRAHLARGIPYIPEEELIEKYELEQQQPHDRDNRNLLPEYRRLCEIVAKNVRLDDSEYEYQPPQYNEIYCKSYPMQENLQHTANPKQVHCVQAGFRCVQRSKTLVLVRRRWDSECWEPFIKEIASGCDCMWPVSVLGDITDHY, from the exons TTTTTAGGTCTGTCAGTGATGGCGCAGGACTCTTACGATGTCTACAAGAAGTGCAACAGAAGCATCGAATATCTGAAAAGCTATCAGAGCCCCGTAAACTTCTTTCATCCTCAGCTACGTGCTCATCTAGCTCGGGGTATTCCCTACATACCTGAGGAAGAATTGATCGAGAAGTACGAGCTGGAACAGCAACAACCACACGATCGGGACAATAGAAACTTATTGCCA GAGTACCGTAGACTATGCGAAATTGTAGCGAAAAACGTGCGGTTAGACGATTCCGAGTATGAATATCAACCGCCCCAATATAACGAGATTTACTGTAAAAGTTATCCTATGCAAGAAAACTTGCAACACACTGCGAATCCAAAACAGGTACA TTGCGTACAAGCCGGATTTCGTTGCGTACAGAGAAGTAAAACTCTAGTTCTGGTAAGGCGACGATGGGACAGCGAGTGTTGGGAACCTTTCATCAAGGAAATCGCCAGCGGTTGCGACTGCATGTGGCCAGTCTCTGTCCTCGGAGATATAACTGATCATTATTAA